A region from the Haloarcula limicola genome encodes:
- a CDS encoding lysylphosphatidylglycerol synthase transmembrane domain-containing protein: protein MATTATARESSYRLLVGALAAVLLLSVLFLSVDTDRMLSALAAADRASAALAAVTAVGAQLCWGMATATILRGTDDSLSRRLVQLCYLSGTFGKLVLPLGNAGGSAIIAYVLSENSDGRFRDLFGAVAASELLIFAGSLGGTAIGLSALLLDPPVAFGGPFLFGLLTVVVLASLVGGTVVVYHRQRVAGLVERVAAVVRGTAGRVSTRVAGALEPERVADGVATFLDRFGTATSDSRRLAAASAFALFGWLAFSSSLLFGLAAVEVSVSIGLALFLVPAAGVLAFLPTPGGLGTTEVGLTGALVVVGVPPELAAAGVVVFRLATYWLVVAVGGAASLYLSATVWRALE from the coding sequence ATGGCGACGACGGCAACGGCACGGGAGAGCTCCTACCGCCTACTCGTGGGCGCGCTCGCCGCCGTCCTCCTGCTCTCGGTGCTGTTCCTCTCCGTCGACACCGATCGGATGCTCTCGGCGCTCGCCGCGGCCGACCGCGCCTCCGCCGCCCTCGCGGCCGTCACGGCGGTCGGCGCACAGCTGTGCTGGGGGATGGCGACGGCGACGATCCTGCGCGGCACCGACGACTCGCTCTCCAGACGGCTCGTACAGCTCTGTTACCTGTCGGGGACGTTCGGCAAACTGGTGCTTCCGCTGGGGAACGCCGGCGGGTCGGCCATCATCGCTTACGTCCTCTCGGAGAACAGCGACGGACGCTTCCGCGACCTGTTCGGCGCGGTCGCGGCCAGCGAACTCTTGATCTTCGCCGGCTCGCTGGGCGGGACGGCGATCGGACTGTCGGCGCTGCTCCTCGACCCGCCGGTCGCGTTCGGCGGCCCCTTCCTCTTCGGTCTGTTGACGGTCGTCGTCCTCGCGTCGCTGGTCGGCGGAACCGTCGTCGTCTACCACCGACAGCGGGTCGCGGGGCTCGTCGAGCGCGTCGCCGCCGTCGTCAGGGGGACCGCCGGCCGTGTCTCCACGCGCGTCGCCGGGGCGCTCGAACCCGAGCGAGTCGCCGACGGCGTCGCCACCTTCCTCGATCGGTTCGGGACCGCCACGAGCGACTCCCGTCGCCTCGCCGCGGCGAGCGCGTTCGCGCTCTTCGGTTGGCTCGCGTTCTCGTCGTCGCTCCTGTTCGGGCTCGCGGCCGTCGAAGTCTCCGTCTCGATCGGACTCGCGCTCTTCCTCGTCCCCGCGGCCGGCGTCCTCGCGTTCCTACCGACGCCGGGCGGGCTGGGGACCACGGAAGTCGGGCTCACCGGGGCGCTCGTCGTCGTCGGCGTCCCGCCGGAACTGGCCGCGGCCGGCGTCGTCGTCTTCCGACTCGCGACCTACTGGCTCGTCGTCGCCGTCGGCGGGGCGGCCTCGCTGTATCTCTCGGCCACGGTCTGGCGGGCGCTGGAGTGA
- a CDS encoding shikimate kinase, whose amino-acid sequence MEGTAAAPAAGTVLNALATGRGSAFAIDEYTTATVSLSTESEGFTGEIAGAPDGDTRLIERCVEYVVDAHGDAVGTPPVVGGHVRTESDVPMAAGLKSSSAAANAAVMATLDALDATDRMTRADMARLGVMAARDVGVTATGAFDDASASMLGGVTVTDNDSDEVLSREEVDWDVLVWSPPERAFSADADVERCRKIAPMARLVEDLALDGDYQRAMTVNGLAFCAALGFDAEPVVESMADVGGVSLSGTGPSFTAVGDRSALETVKERWDERPGTTLLTTTQTEGTQTV is encoded by the coding sequence ATGGAAGGCACGGCAGCAGCACCGGCCGCTGGAACGGTCCTGAACGCGCTCGCCACCGGCCGCGGGTCGGCGTTCGCGATCGACGAGTACACGACGGCGACGGTGTCGCTCTCGACCGAGAGCGAGGGATTCACCGGCGAGATAGCCGGCGCGCCGGACGGCGACACCCGGCTGATCGAACGCTGCGTCGAGTACGTCGTCGACGCCCACGGCGACGCGGTCGGCACGCCGCCCGTCGTCGGCGGTCACGTCCGCACCGAGAGCGACGTGCCGATGGCCGCCGGGCTGAAGAGTTCCAGCGCGGCGGCCAACGCCGCCGTGATGGCGACGCTCGACGCGCTCGACGCCACCGACCGGATGACCAGAGCGGACATGGCCCGACTGGGCGTGATGGCGGCCCGCGACGTCGGCGTCACCGCCACGGGCGCGTTCGACGACGCCTCGGCGTCCATGCTCGGCGGCGTCACCGTCACCGACAACGACAGCGACGAGGTGCTCTCCCGCGAGGAAGTCGACTGGGACGTGCTGGTCTGGTCGCCGCCCGAACGGGCGTTCTCGGCCGACGCCGACGTAGAGCGCTGCCGCAAAATCGCGCCGATGGCCCGCCTCGTCGAGGACCTCGCGCTCGATGGCGACTACCAGCGAGCGATGACGGTCAACGGACTGGCCTTCTGTGCGGCGCTCGGGTTCGACGCCGAGCCCGTCGTCGAGTCGATGGCCGACGTCGGCGGCGTCTCGCTGTCGGGAACCGGTCCCTCTTTCACCGCCGTCGGCGACCGCTCGGCACTCGAAACCGTCAAGGAACGCTGGGACGAGCGACCCGGTACGACCCTGCTGACCACCACGCAGACCGAGGGAACCCAAACAGTATGA
- a CDS encoding DMT family transporter: MSDRRSATLFVLLAALWGTSFMAIKAGLDAFPPVLFAAIRYDVAGALMLAYAAATSDYWLPRTRADWLTLLVEGTLIIALYNAFLFVGETGVTSGVAAILVGMSPILSTVFSRLFLPDERLSLLGTVGLALGFVGVVLVARPDRSDLLGSEAIAPTFVLLAAASVALGSVLVQRLDGGISSEGMVAWSNAFGAVLLHAISLSLPGESLAQAEFSAVGVAALLYLAVFASAVGYVIYFDLLASLGAIEINLVSYAAPIFAAIAGWLALEETLAPFDVAGFLVIFLGFVLLKRRALAAELSPVFARLDGLLPGR; this comes from the coding sequence ATGAGCGACCGTCGGTCGGCCACGCTGTTCGTCCTGCTGGCAGCCCTCTGGGGAACGTCGTTCATGGCGATCAAAGCGGGTCTCGACGCGTTCCCGCCGGTGCTGTTCGCGGCGATCCGGTACGATGTCGCCGGCGCGCTGATGCTCGCCTACGCCGCGGCGACGAGCGACTACTGGCTCCCCCGAACCCGCGCGGACTGGCTCACGCTGCTCGTCGAGGGGACGCTCATCATCGCGCTGTACAACGCCTTCCTGTTCGTCGGCGAGACCGGCGTCACGAGCGGCGTCGCCGCTATCCTGGTCGGGATGAGCCCAATCCTCTCGACGGTGTTCTCCCGACTGTTCCTCCCCGACGAGCGGCTGTCGCTGCTCGGGACGGTCGGCCTCGCGCTCGGCTTCGTCGGCGTCGTCCTCGTCGCTCGCCCAGATCGGTCAGATCTGCTCGGGTCCGAGGCCATCGCGCCGACGTTCGTCCTGCTCGCGGCGGCGTCCGTCGCGCTCGGCAGCGTCCTCGTCCAGCGCCTCGACGGCGGGATCTCCTCGGAGGGGATGGTCGCGTGGTCGAACGCCTTCGGTGCGGTCTTGCTCCACGCCATCAGTCTCTCCCTCCCCGGCGAGTCGCTCGCGCAGGCCGAGTTCTCCGCCGTCGGCGTCGCCGCGCTCCTGTATCTCGCGGTGTTCGCGAGCGCCGTCGGCTACGTCATCTACTTCGACCTGCTGGCCAGCCTCGGCGCTATCGAGATCAACCTCGTCTCCTACGCCGCCCCGATATTCGCGGCGATCGCGGGCTGGCTGGCGCTGGAGGAGACGCTCGCGCCGTTCGACGTCGCCGGCTTCCTCGTCATCTTCCTCGGGTTCGTCCTGCTCAAACGGCGGGCGCTCGCGGCGGAGCTCTCGCCGGTGTTCGCCCGCCTCGACGGCCTGCTCCCCGGCCGCTGA
- a CDS encoding carbonic anhydrase, with product MHETVIDLLAQNENHAEEFDSRFDDVQDGQAPDAVTVCCSDSRVLQDHIWGNEDPGHIFTCGNIGNRVVQRTEAGEVVSGDVLYPLVHTGTETAIVVGHTSCGAVTATYDALTDGVSDAPGIEHCIDILAPHLEPGVESLPDDLDRADAINHLVEYNVDRQVELLRESDDVPDSVDVVGVVYDFQDVYGGRRGEVHVVNVAGETDVETLREDHDEIAERIDRLWEY from the coding sequence ATGCACGAGACGGTCATCGACCTGCTCGCACAGAACGAGAACCACGCCGAGGAGTTCGACTCCCGATTCGACGACGTCCAGGACGGGCAGGCCCCCGACGCCGTCACGGTCTGTTGTTCGGATTCTCGCGTTCTGCAGGACCACATCTGGGGCAACGAGGATCCCGGGCACATCTTCACCTGCGGGAACATCGGCAACCGCGTCGTCCAGCGGACCGAGGCGGGGGAAGTGGTCTCGGGCGACGTGCTCTACCCGCTGGTCCATACCGGCACCGAGACGGCCATCGTCGTCGGGCACACCAGCTGCGGCGCGGTGACGGCCACCTACGACGCCCTGACCGACGGCGTCTCGGACGCTCCGGGCATCGAACACTGCATCGATATCCTCGCGCCCCATCTGGAACCGGGCGTCGAATCGCTCCCCGACGACCTCGACCGGGCGGACGCGATCAACCACCTCGTCGAGTACAACGTCGACCGGCAGGTCGAACTCCTCCGCGAGAGCGACGACGTGCCCGACTCTGTGGACGTCGTCGGCGTCGTCTACGACTTCCAGGACGTCTACGGCGGCCGCCGCGGCGAGGTCCACGTCGTCAACGTCGCCGGCGAGACCGACGTCGAGACGCTCCGGGAGGACCACGACGAGATCGCCGAGCGAATCGACCGACTCTGGGAGTACTGA
- a CDS encoding DUF7128 family protein — translation MVVSTERDEMTWYKCETCGLMFDDENDARQHESNCDDEDPSYIQ, via the coding sequence ATGGTGGTCTCTACCGAACGCGACGAGATGACCTGGTACAAGTGCGAGACGTGCGGGCTGATGTTCGACGACGAGAACGACGCACGCCAGCACGAATCGAACTGCGACGACGAGGACCCCTCGTACATCCAGTAG
- a CDS encoding chorismate mutase, translating into MSENEPPNPEEMSLDELREEIRTIDREIVEKIAQRTYVADTIAQVKAERDLPTTDEEQEQAVMDRAGENAERFDVDANLVKAMFRLLIELNKVKQRESR; encoded by the coding sequence ATGAGCGAAAACGAGCCACCGAACCCCGAGGAGATGTCCCTGGATGAACTGCGCGAGGAAATCCGCACCATCGACCGCGAGATCGTCGAGAAGATCGCTCAGCGGACCTACGTGGCCGATACCATCGCGCAGGTCAAAGCCGAGAGGGACCTGCCGACGACCGACGAGGAACAGGAACAGGCCGTCATGGACCGCGCCGGCGAGAACGCCGAGCGGTTCGACGTCGACGCCAACCTCGTGAAGGCGATGTTCCGCCTGCTCATCGAGCTGAACAAGGTAAAGCAGCGGGAAAGCAGGTAG
- a CDS encoding AbrB/MazE/SpoVT family DNA-binding domain-containing protein yields the protein MSAETDRQGRLYIPKEVREKYGERYHIVTYEDRIELIPVSDDPLAAVREAAGGLRDASVEEIREDIEAEAKAKAREKDTDR from the coding sequence ATGTCAGCGGAGACGGACCGTCAGGGTCGGCTGTACATTCCCAAGGAGGTACGGGAGAAGTACGGCGAGAGGTATCACATCGTGACCTACGAGGACAGGATCGAACTCATCCCAGTCTCGGACGACCCGCTCGCCGCCGTCCGTGAGGCGGCAGGTGGTCTCCGTGATGCGTCCGTCGAGGAGATCCGTGAGGACATCGAAGCGGAAGCCAAAGCTAAGGCCCGAGAGAAGGACACCGATAGATGA
- a CDS encoding alpha/beta fold hydrolase: MEMNHVRRGSGEPLLLIHGLGGSWRTWTPILDGLAAEREVVAVDLPGHGETPALSGEVSIDTLADAVTSFLDANDLAGVDVVGNSMGARLVLELARRGEVGTTVALDPGGFWKGWERYFFYATLAPSIRLVRLLQPVMDRLMGSAVGRTMLLIQLSARPWDLSAEVTREEMRTFADSPSFDELLRRLAFGPSQPGTDSTPGSVVIGWGRKDRVTLPRQAKRALDRFPNAQLYWFEDSGHYPHWDAPDEATELILTSTANDE; encoded by the coding sequence ATGGAGATGAATCACGTCCGTCGCGGGTCCGGTGAACCGTTACTCTTGATCCACGGACTGGGCGGGAGTTGGCGGACGTGGACCCCCATCCTCGACGGGTTGGCCGCCGAACGGGAAGTCGTCGCAGTGGACCTCCCGGGTCACGGGGAGACGCCGGCGCTCTCCGGTGAAGTATCCATCGACACCCTTGCCGATGCCGTCACGTCGTTTCTCGATGCGAACGACCTCGCCGGCGTCGACGTGGTCGGCAACTCGATGGGAGCGCGACTCGTCCTCGAACTCGCGCGCCGCGGGGAGGTCGGCACAACCGTTGCACTCGATCCCGGTGGGTTCTGGAAGGGGTGGGAGCGGTACTTCTTCTACGCGACGCTCGCCCCCTCGATACGTCTCGTTCGCCTCCTCCAACCCGTGATGGACCGGCTGATGGGGAGCGCCGTCGGTCGGACCATGCTCCTGATTCAACTCTCGGCACGGCCCTGGGACCTCTCCGCCGAGGTCACACGAGAGGAGATGCGGACCTTCGCCGACTCCCCGTCGTTTGACGAACTACTTCGTCGGTTGGCGTTCGGCCCGAGCCAACCGGGGACGGACTCCACACCGGGATCGGTCGTAATCGGATGGGGTCGCAAGGATCGAGTTACCCTGCCCAGGCAGGCAAAACGCGCGCTGGACAGGTTCCCCAACGCTCAGTTGTACTGGTTCGAGGACAGTGGGCATTACCCTCATTGGGACGCTCCCGACGAGGCGACCGAACTAATCCTTACGAGCACTGCGAACGACGAGTGA
- a CDS encoding PIN domain-containing protein encodes MTVYVETDFLLALAKDSDWLQSSAEEALDEYEVETSAFSYLELVLARERYEFDYVPLVANLLELVPVRDEEEKQVVLKAVNYYDEGMTPFDAFHAATAETRGMDVLSSERDYEDIEVSRVSLEPSDEE; translated from the coding sequence ATGACGGTGTACGTCGAGACGGACTTCCTGCTCGCACTCGCCAAGGATTCCGACTGGTTGCAGAGTTCGGCGGAGGAGGCACTCGACGAGTACGAGGTCGAAACGTCGGCGTTCTCGTATCTCGAACTCGTCCTCGCCCGAGAACGCTACGAGTTCGACTACGTGCCGTTAGTGGCGAACCTGCTCGAACTCGTCCCCGTGCGAGACGAGGAGGAGAAGCAGGTGGTTCTGAAGGCCGTCAACTACTACGACGAGGGGATGACGCCGTTCGACGCGTTCCATGCGGCGACTGCGGAGACGCGGGGAATGGACGTACTCTCGTCGGAGAGAGACTACGAGGATATCGAAGTATCGAGAGTGTCGCTGGAACCGAGCGACGAGGAGTAA
- a CDS encoding DUF5796 family protein, translating to MSHRSDIAPDTLSIELTEDGIAVEYLDGRKAFYRGVPAKAEGSVRTAPGKDTHVLITDETETSGILVYVNDLRTHDDIIESSGVGRVLLDDGDEDELFPGVTVRDREMRVEVDVDFDVADGRVFVFEEDEMGERSYEVVAET from the coding sequence ATGAGCCACCGGTCCGACATCGCCCCCGATACCCTCTCCATCGAACTCACCGAGGACGGCATCGCCGTCGAGTACCTCGACGGCAGGAAGGCCTTCTATCGCGGCGTTCCCGCGAAGGCCGAGGGGAGCGTCCGAACCGCGCCGGGCAAAGACACCCACGTCCTCATCACCGACGAGACGGAGACCTCCGGCATCCTCGTCTACGTCAACGACCTGCGGACCCACGACGACATCATCGAATCCAGCGGCGTCGGCCGCGTCCTCCTTGACGACGGGGACGAAGACGAGCTGTTCCCCGGCGTAACGGTGCGCGATAGGGAGATGCGCGTCGAAGTGGACGTGGACTTCGACGTGGCCGACGGTCGGGTGTTCGTCTTTGAGGAGGACGAGATGGGCGAGCGGAGTTACGAGGTCGTCGCCGAGACGTAG
- the surE gene encoding 5'/3'-nucleotidase SurE — MDEPTILLTNDDGIESAGLRAVYDGLDAVGDVTVVAPADDQSAVGRAISHEVSVREHELGYVVEGTPTDCVVAGLEALVPETDLVVAGCNRGANLGAYVLGRSGTVSAAVEATFFEVPAIAVSMYIPVRDDTAFADIEADGDSYAEAVRATAYLADHAFEAGVFEQCDYLNVNAPVAEWGPAEIEVTQPSRVYEMGAVRDGDAVTLHDRIWERMAEGDIPDPEGSDRRAVVDGKVSVSPLTAPHTTEHHEALDALAETYDPAAGP; from the coding sequence ATGGACGAGCCGACCATCCTGCTGACGAACGACGACGGCATCGAGAGCGCCGGACTGCGGGCCGTCTACGACGGGCTCGACGCGGTCGGCGACGTGACGGTGGTCGCGCCGGCGGACGACCAGAGCGCCGTCGGCCGCGCCATCTCCCACGAGGTCTCGGTCCGAGAGCACGAACTGGGATACGTCGTCGAGGGGACGCCGACGGACTGCGTCGTCGCCGGGCTGGAGGCGCTGGTGCCCGAGACGGATCTCGTGGTCGCCGGCTGCAACCGCGGCGCGAACCTCGGGGCGTACGTCCTCGGGCGCTCGGGGACCGTCAGCGCCGCCGTCGAGGCGACGTTCTTCGAGGTGCCGGCCATCGCCGTCTCGATGTACATTCCGGTGCGCGACGACACCGCCTTCGCCGACATCGAGGCCGACGGCGACAGCTACGCCGAGGCCGTCCGCGCGACGGCGTATCTCGCCGACCACGCCTTCGAGGCGGGCGTCTTCGAGCAGTGTGACTACCTCAACGTCAACGCGCCCGTCGCCGAGTGGGGGCCGGCCGAGATCGAGGTGACGCAACCCTCGCGGGTGTACGAGATGGGGGCCGTCCGCGACGGTGACGCCGTCACGCTCCACGACCGCATCTGGGAGCGCATGGCCGAGGGCGACATCCCCGATCCGGAGGGAAGCGACCGCCGGGCCGTCGTCGACGGGAAGGTCAGCGTCTCGCCGCTGACCGCGCCCCACACCACCGAACACCACGAAGCCCTCGACGCCCTCGCCGAGACGTACGACCCCGCCGCCGGCCCGTAG
- a CDS encoding inorganic phosphate transporter, with protein sequence MSSVIGIVAVALVASLFMSFTVGANSNSAPIAPAVGANALSTLRGALLVGIVAGLGAVAQGGSISETIGHGLVTGVTITPLAATATLLTAATLITIGNSRGYPIPSAFTVTGAAIGAGVALGGGFAVVTYAKILGFWFAIPVVEGVLAYGLAWLLLNERVSETLSIPLLAGGVGYALANIQLSFLPAPQSTQGSIAGVVTRQFDVASTGVGEAGVVLVGGVIGLLTIAVVYWQLRRDVTTGINRMLVALALVVVFTSGGSQVGLATGPLESVFESSLGLPSLYLLGLGGFGILLGGWFRSPRLIQAVAREYASLGPKRSIAAFIPAFLVAQAAITLGYPISFNKVMISSIVGAGLVGGSSNSGGVSTAKTGYTVGAWIVSMVGGGAISFALYHALAAVPGLG encoded by the coding sequence ATGTCATCAGTGATCGGAATCGTCGCCGTCGCCCTCGTTGCATCGCTCTTCATGTCGTTTACCGTCGGGGCGAACAGTAACTCCGCGCCGATCGCGCCGGCTGTCGGGGCGAACGCGCTATCTACCTTACGGGGGGCGCTCCTGGTCGGAATCGTCGCCGGCCTCGGCGCTGTCGCACAGGGCGGCAGTATCTCGGAAACTATCGGCCACGGGCTGGTGACCGGCGTGACGATCACCCCGTTGGCCGCGACCGCGACGCTCCTCACGGCAGCCACGCTCATCACCATCGGAAACTCTCGCGGCTATCCCATCCCCTCCGCGTTCACGGTGACCGGTGCGGCGATCGGTGCAGGTGTCGCTCTGGGCGGCGGCTTCGCGGTCGTAACGTACGCCAAGATTCTGGGGTTTTGGTTCGCGATACCAGTCGTCGAGGGCGTCCTCGCGTACGGACTCGCCTGGCTGTTGCTGAACGAGAGGGTCTCGGAGACGCTGAGTATCCCGCTGCTCGCCGGCGGCGTCGGCTACGCGCTCGCCAACATCCAGCTATCGTTTCTCCCGGCACCGCAGAGCACGCAAGGGTCGATCGCCGGCGTCGTCACCCGCCAATTCGATGTCGCGTCGACTGGGGTCGGCGAAGCCGGAGTCGTACTCGTCGGAGGTGTGATCGGTCTTCTAACGATCGCGGTGGTCTACTGGCAACTTCGGCGCGATGTCACGACCGGGATCAATCGGATGCTGGTCGCGCTTGCCCTCGTCGTCGTGTTCACCAGCGGCGGGTCCCAGGTCGGGCTCGCCACCGGGCCGCTGGAATCCGTGTTCGAATCGTCGCTCGGTCTGCCCTCACTATACCTGCTCGGGCTCGGGGGCTTCGGAATCCTCCTCGGTGGCTGGTTCCGGTCGCCGCGCCTCATTCAGGCCGTGGCCCGCGAGTACGCCTCGCTCGGTCCGAAGCGCTCGATAGCCGCATTCATCCCCGCGTTTCTCGTCGCTCAGGCTGCGATCACGCTCGGCTATCCCATCTCGTTCAACAAGGTGATGATCTCCAGTATCGTCGGGGCCGGACTGGTCGGCGGGTCGTCGAACTCGGGCGGCGTGTCCACCGCGAAGACCGGATACACGGTCGGGGCGTGGATCGTCTCGATGGTCGGCGGCGGCGCGATCAGCTTCGCGCTCTATCACGCGCTCGCGGCCGTCCCGGGACTGGGATAG
- a CDS encoding iron transporter, producing the protein MPDNPQKQPSDEVDRNQIQQSKTEGAAYQTSVAYMANTVANDGGKKEAGEYVIGYAQEEAEGMYELVEEGEFEFVEPDDENCHLEVVVADAGDERFVPYCDVSATLERHGEEYGPFDLSFLWHPGVYHYGSNVEVPGSGTYDLHVTVEPPEFHRHDEQNGDRYGETAEVTFEEIGVEAGQD; encoded by the coding sequence ATGCCCGATAACCCGCAGAAACAGCCGAGCGACGAGGTGGACCGCAATCAGATCCAGCAGTCGAAGACCGAGGGCGCGGCCTACCAGACCTCGGTGGCGTACATGGCGAACACCGTCGCCAACGACGGCGGCAAGAAAGAGGCCGGCGAGTACGTAATCGGCTACGCTCAGGAAGAGGCCGAAGGGATGTACGAACTCGTCGAGGAGGGCGAGTTCGAGTTCGTCGAACCCGACGACGAGAACTGTCACCTCGAAGTCGTCGTCGCCGACGCCGGCGACGAGCGGTTCGTCCCGTACTGCGACGTGAGCGCGACGCTCGAACGCCACGGCGAGGAGTACGGTCCCTTCGACCTCTCCTTCCTCTGGCACCCCGGCGTCTACCACTACGGGTCGAACGTCGAGGTCCCCGGAAGCGGGACGTACGACCTCCACGTCACCGTCGAACCGCCGGAGTTCCACCGCCACGACGAGCAGAACGGCGACCGCTACGGCGAGACGGCAGAGGTCACCTTCGAGGAGATCGGCGTCGAGGCCGGCCAGGACTGA